Proteins co-encoded in one Spirosoma endbachense genomic window:
- a CDS encoding helix-turn-helix domain-containing protein — MRTFFRDIQPVLDASFIIRQEQANQFAAPFHFHRGYELLFIIKGQGKFYGGNQVMNFGPGDVYLFGPNFPHYFVIDRLFVEMGHSIVIQFRDDSLEKVFSQLPELNAVNELLKLAASGIKFGPVDDSVWISVLEMSKSKNLGLVALLQFIYTLHLLATSNQHQITIIDPIIDKFIKKQGDDTRLDSVYQYVLRHFNEKLSTKKAASLACMQEAAFCRYFKRRTSKTFSQFVNEVRIKHAKQLLYRSHDSISVVCYSCGFHSITYFNRQFKAIIGFTPYEYRKKLAEEDSTKTD, encoded by the coding sequence ATGAGAACTTTTTTTCGTGATATCCAGCCCGTTCTGGATGCAAGCTTTATCATTCGCCAAGAGCAAGCCAACCAGTTTGCTGCACCTTTTCATTTTCACCGGGGCTACGAGTTACTCTTCATTATAAAAGGGCAGGGTAAATTTTATGGTGGGAATCAGGTTATGAACTTCGGTCCAGGCGATGTGTATTTATTTGGCCCAAACTTTCCTCACTATTTTGTCATTGATCGACTTTTTGTGGAAATGGGTCATTCGATTGTGATCCAGTTCCGTGATGATTCACTGGAAAAGGTTTTTAGCCAATTACCCGAACTTAATGCTGTTAATGAACTGCTAAAACTGGCCGCTTCGGGCATTAAATTCGGGCCGGTTGATGATTCTGTGTGGATTTCGGTATTAGAGATGTCTAAATCCAAAAATTTGGGCCTGGTCGCTTTACTTCAATTCATCTACACACTTCATTTACTAGCTACGAGCAATCAGCACCAAATTACCATCATTGACCCCATTATAGACAAGTTTATTAAGAAACAGGGGGACGACACACGTCTTGATAGCGTCTATCAATATGTATTAAGACACTTCAATGAAAAGTTATCCACAAAAAAAGCCGCTTCCCTGGCTTGTATGCAGGAAGCGGCTTTCTGTCGTTACTTTAAGCGCCGGACTAGCAAAACCTTCTCTCAATTTGTTAATGAGGTTCGTATTAAACACGCTAAGCAACTGTTATACAGATCTCATGATAGCATATCGGTCGTCTGTTACTCCTGTGGCTTTCACAGTATCACCTACTTTAATCGACAGTTTAAAGCAATAATTGGGTTTACCCCATATGAATATCGGAAGAAACTTGCTGAGGAGGATTCTACAAAAACTGATTAA
- a CDS encoding SDR family NAD(P)-dependent oxidoreductase translates to MTVNKTTLTDKVAIITGAGVGIGLEIARQLANAGAQVILNNRTAQLTMEAAEKITQEGGNCIPVPGDSSDRAVIQQLVDTAVSRFGKLDIVIANAGITLFGDFFSYTPEAFYRVLQVNLGGTFFLAQAAANQMKNQPSGGTLLFTSSVTGHQAHQNLEAYGMTKAAIEMLAKSLVIELSPYRISVNAIAPGATLTERTLEDPEYEKTWSRITPMGSPATVADIAAAALFFVSDAARHVTGQTLIIDGGWTSVSPSPMN, encoded by the coding sequence ATAACCGTGAATAAGACGACCTTGACAGATAAAGTAGCCATTATCACTGGGGCTGGTGTTGGTATCGGACTGGAAATTGCCCGGCAACTAGCCAATGCAGGCGCTCAGGTGATCCTGAATAATCGCACGGCGCAACTAACAATGGAAGCAGCAGAGAAGATCACACAGGAAGGAGGCAACTGCATTCCTGTTCCCGGTGATTCCAGTGACCGGGCCGTCATTCAGCAACTGGTTGATACAGCAGTGTCGAGGTTTGGAAAGCTGGACATTGTTATTGCCAATGCGGGTATTACGCTTTTTGGGGACTTTTTCTCCTATACTCCTGAAGCGTTCTACCGCGTGCTACAGGTAAATCTTGGGGGAACATTCTTTCTGGCGCAGGCTGCGGCAAATCAAATGAAAAACCAACCATCAGGGGGCACGCTATTGTTTACCTCATCAGTGACAGGTCACCAGGCCCATCAGAATCTAGAGGCTTATGGCATGACAAAGGCAGCCATTGAAATGCTGGCTAAAAGTTTAGTCATTGAACTTTCACCCTACCGCATAAGTGTCAATGCCATTGCTCCTGGAGCTACACTGACCGAACGAACACTCGAAGATCCGGAATACGAAAAAACTTGGTCGCGTATCACTCCTATGGGGAGCCCAGCCACTGTGGCTGACATTGCCGCGGCAGCTTTGTTTTTTGTCTCAGATGCAGCGCGACATGTTACCGGACAAACACTAATTATTGACGGGGGTTGGACGTCTGTTAGTCCCTCACCAATGAATTAA
- a CDS encoding SDR family NAD(P)-dependent oxidoreductase, producing the protein MLRLDQKVALITGGGSGIGRAISALFAQQGATVFILDIDEDGATETLQSIVAIKGKAFFKKCSVHNESEVRLVVESIIDQVGRLDIIINNAGIAHIGNAETTRSADMERLLAVNVKGVFYVIQAALPHLKKVRGVILNMASVAATVGLADRFAYSMTKGAVVGMTLSVAKDYLADGIRCNCISPGRVHTPFVDGFLAKTYPGREQEMFEKLSKTQPIGRMGTSEEIASLALYLCSEEAAFITGSDYTIDGGLTRLNS; encoded by the coding sequence ATGCTACGGTTAGATCAGAAAGTGGCACTTATAACTGGGGGAGGCAGTGGCATTGGCCGGGCTATCTCCGCTCTTTTTGCTCAGCAGGGGGCCACAGTTTTTATACTGGATATTGATGAGGATGGCGCTACAGAGACCCTTCAATCGATAGTTGCCATCAAGGGTAAGGCATTTTTCAAAAAATGTAGTGTCCACAACGAGAGCGAAGTGAGATTAGTAGTAGAGTCTATTATTGATCAGGTTGGCCGGTTGGATATAATCATTAACAATGCGGGGATAGCTCATATTGGCAATGCAGAAACGACCCGGTCCGCCGATATGGAACGTCTGCTGGCAGTTAACGTAAAAGGCGTGTTCTATGTCATTCAGGCAGCTCTACCTCACCTCAAAAAAGTAAGGGGAGTGATCCTGAATATGGCTTCAGTGGCGGCTACAGTAGGATTGGCAGATCGCTTTGCATACAGCATGACGAAAGGAGCTGTTGTGGGCATGACGCTTTCCGTAGCAAAAGATTATCTGGCCGATGGTATTCGCTGCAATTGTATATCGCCGGGGCGCGTACATACGCCTTTTGTGGATGGCTTTCTGGCGAAGACTTATCCGGGTCGTGAACAGGAAATGTTTGAGAAGTTATCAAAAACCCAACCGATTGGTCGGATGGGTACTTCCGAAGAAATAGCCTCATTAGCCTTGTACTTATGCTCAGAAGAAGCTGCTTTCATTACCGGAAGCGATTACACCATTGATGGTGGGCTTACTCGATTAAATAGCTAG
- a CDS encoding TonB-dependent receptor plug domain-containing protein, with product MKDSTQERMRSVQLLVGRTKYCLSHFFVLTPLMGLKSYAAAVLYPDSKRLERKSIFQADTLIKGEVTDEKGMAMPGVTIQIKESNRGTITDASGKYSITAPGNSVLVFSFVGYLTQEVPLNGRTRVKIKLLESEQNLNEIIVTGYTTQRKKDIIGAVSVVSAKDLQQTPSPNIMAQLQGRAAGVTVSTSGDPSATSSIRIRGFASYGNNNPLYIVDGVATTDITRINPEDIESLQVLKDASAASIYGARAVNGVVIITTKHGKSGTTSLTYNSYIGVQQVPLRSMPPMLSPVELMLDLIQLPGQVRLNRCKH from the coding sequence ATGAAAGATTCTACCCAGGAAAGAATGCGAAGTGTCCAGCTTCTGGTAGGACGAACAAAATATTGCTTAAGCCATTTCTTTGTATTAACGCCTTTAATGGGCCTAAAATCATATGCAGCAGCGGTACTTTATCCTGACTCAAAGCGATTAGAGCGCAAGAGCATCTTCCAGGCTGACACCCTTATAAAAGGAGAGGTGACCGATGAAAAAGGTATGGCAATGCCGGGTGTAACAATTCAGATAAAAGAAAGCAACCGTGGTACGATAACAGATGCGTCAGGAAAATATAGTATTACCGCGCCTGGCAATAGTGTACTGGTATTTTCATTTGTTGGATATCTGACGCAAGAGGTGCCATTAAATGGAAGAACTAGAGTAAAAATCAAACTTTTAGAATCTGAACAAAATTTAAATGAAATTATCGTAACAGGTTATACGACTCAGCGTAAAAAAGACATCATAGGAGCGGTCTCAGTGGTCAGCGCAAAAGATTTGCAGCAGACGCCGTCGCCAAATATCATGGCTCAATTGCAGGGACGGGCTGCGGGCGTAACCGTGAGTACCAGTGGCGATCCGAGTGCTACATCAAGTATAAGAATCCGTGGCTTTGCCTCATATGGTAATAATAATCCGTTATATATAGTCGACGGAGTGGCTACCACTGATATAACACGCATTAATCCTGAAGACATCGAATCGTTACAGGTTTTAAAGGATGCGTCCGCAGCTTCGATCTATGGTGCCCGTGCTGTCAATGGAGTAGTAATCATCACTACAAAACATGGCAAATCAGGGACAACAAGCCTTACCTATAATTCATATATCGGCGTTCAGCAGGTGCCTCTAAGAAGTATGCCGCCTATGCTAAGTCCTGTGGAACTGATGCTAGACCTTATACAGCTCCCTGGACAAGTAAGATTGAATCGATGCAAGCACTAA
- a CDS encoding RagB/SusD family nutrient uptake outer membrane protein, translated as MRPEGHRFFDLVRWGIAEQEITKYLAKETPRRKLIFTGVSFTKGKCEYQPIPDYAIKQSYKDGKPTLKQNEGY; from the coding sequence ATTAGGCCAGAAGGGCACCGCTTTTTTGACCTTGTCCGCTGGGGAATTGCAGAGCAGGAGATTACCAAATATCTCGCTAAGGAAACGCCTAGGCGTAAGTTGATATTCACAGGTGTCAGTTTTACGAAAGGCAAGTGCGAATATCAGCCCATTCCAGATTATGCTATTAAACAAAGTTATAAAGACGGGAAGCCCACCTTGAAACAAAACGAAGGCTACTAA
- a CDS encoding outer membrane protein assembly factor BamB family protein: MTFTRIKYAFSLVVLGVFLVSLTDFPKKLYLDWRTYGGNSENNKYSDLKQIDTSNVDQLKVAWVYRSENGDSTRFGPMESNPIIIGKTLFAVSAKLKLFAIDAATGKRKWEFNPADSSTNRTWYENYATPMNRGVAYWTEGDDSRVLFACGNIVYAVNATTGRLVPTFGKNGGVDLREGLGRDPKTVSMSPTSPVLIYKNLFITSGLNGGYTPGDIRGFDVKTGEQKWAFHTIPYPGEFGYDTWEDKTAYQRLGSTNAWSGFSLDSKRGILYAGIGSPTNDMYGGARLGKGLFGNCLVALDAQTGKRIWHFQTVHHDVWDMDVSSPPALLTLTRNGKKVDAVAQTTKTGMIFVFDRVTGKPLFPIKEIPVLTDGVEGEKLHPTQPFPVLPKPFARQILTEKDLNPLVSAEEQEQIRQRFRTYRSQGIYTPPSEQGTIILPGYDGGGEWGGPTVDPTSNILYVNANEMAWVQTLVRMQRGGKKLTNLEAGSFLYKKNCMICHGPELLGSGDFPKLIGVDQKYTLDQFNQLLKTGKTRMPGFAQLSLEEKTAIGSFVLNLKAEQEKPYTGRAIESKDPSKPDYSFTGYNKFLTKDGYPAISPPWGTINAIDLNTGKYVWKIPFGEFEELKKKGIPTTGRENYGGSVVTAGGLLFIGASADGKFRAFNKKTGKLLWETDLPAAGVATPAVYAIDGRQYVVIACGGSKWDRKRSSDAYVAFTLPEK, translated from the coding sequence ATGACATTCACAAGGATAAAATATGCATTTTCTCTAGTCGTTTTGGGCGTGTTTTTGGTTTCTCTCACCGATTTTCCCAAGAAATTATATCTCGACTGGCGTACTTATGGTGGTAACTCTGAAAACAATAAGTATTCAGACCTTAAGCAAATCGATACGTCCAATGTTGACCAATTAAAAGTGGCATGGGTTTATCGCTCTGAAAATGGGGATAGCACCAGATTTGGACCAATGGAATCCAATCCCATTATTATTGGTAAAACCCTATTTGCGGTATCAGCCAAGTTGAAGTTGTTTGCTATTGATGCGGCTACCGGTAAAAGGAAATGGGAGTTTAATCCTGCAGATTCGTCGACCAATAGGACCTGGTATGAAAATTATGCTACCCCTATGAACAGGGGAGTAGCCTATTGGACGGAGGGTGATGACAGCCGAGTCCTTTTTGCTTGTGGGAATATCGTATATGCTGTGAATGCCACAACAGGCCGGCTCGTTCCTACTTTTGGTAAAAATGGAGGTGTTGATTTACGCGAAGGGCTTGGAAGAGACCCAAAAACCGTCTCGATGTCTCCGACTTCGCCTGTGCTGATCTATAAAAACCTGTTTATCACAAGTGGGTTGAACGGCGGTTATACTCCTGGCGATATACGCGGTTTTGACGTCAAAACTGGTGAGCAGAAATGGGCATTTCATACAATTCCTTACCCAGGTGAATTTGGATACGACACCTGGGAGGATAAAACGGCTTACCAACGGCTGGGTTCGACCAATGCCTGGAGTGGTTTCAGCCTCGATAGTAAAAGGGGAATACTCTATGCCGGTATCGGTAGCCCTACCAATGATATGTACGGCGGTGCACGCCTGGGGAAAGGATTGTTCGGCAATTGCCTGGTGGCGCTTGATGCTCAAACGGGTAAGCGCATCTGGCATTTCCAAACAGTTCATCACGATGTCTGGGATATGGATGTATCCAGCCCGCCGGCACTGCTGACCCTTACCCGCAACGGGAAAAAAGTGGATGCCGTCGCACAAACAACCAAAACAGGGATGATTTTTGTTTTTGATCGCGTAACGGGAAAACCCCTCTTTCCAATAAAAGAAATACCCGTGCTCACTGATGGGGTAGAAGGAGAAAAATTGCATCCAACACAGCCTTTCCCGGTATTGCCCAAACCATTTGCAAGGCAAATCCTGACAGAAAAGGATTTAAATCCACTGGTGAGTGCTGAGGAACAAGAACAAATCAGGCAACGATTCAGGACTTACCGATCCCAGGGCATCTATACGCCACCCAGTGAGCAAGGAACAATCATTTTGCCTGGTTATGATGGTGGCGGTGAATGGGGCGGTCCAACAGTGGATCCTACTTCCAATATTCTGTATGTGAATGCCAACGAAATGGCCTGGGTACAAACCTTGGTTAGAATGCAGCGTGGTGGTAAAAAACTGACTAACCTGGAGGCCGGTTCATTTTTGTACAAAAAAAATTGTATGATCTGTCACGGCCCCGAACTTTTAGGCTCCGGAGATTTTCCAAAATTGATTGGGGTAGATCAAAAATATACGCTTGACCAGTTCAATCAGCTCCTTAAAACAGGAAAGACCAGGATGCCAGGATTTGCGCAACTCTCATTAGAAGAAAAGACTGCGATTGGCTCTTTTGTTTTGAACCTGAAAGCAGAACAGGAAAAACCCTACACTGGAAGGGCCATCGAGAGTAAGGATCCTTCGAAACCGGACTATAGCTTCACAGGTTATAATAAATTTTTAACAAAGGACGGTTATCCTGCCATCAGCCCGCCATGGGGTACAATAAACGCTATCGACCTGAACACCGGGAAGTATGTATGGAAAATCCCGTTTGGCGAATTTGAAGAGCTAAAGAAAAAAGGAATACCGACTACCGGCCGCGAAAATTACGGTGGATCTGTTGTAACGGCCGGCGGGTTACTATTTATCGGAGCTTCGGCAGACGGGAAATTCAGGGCATTTAACAAAAAGACAGGCAAGCTGCTTTGGGAAACCGACCTCCCTGCTGCTGGTGTGGCCACACCAGCCGTGTATGCAATCGATGGCAGGCAATATGTGGTTATTGCCTGCGGTGGCTCTAAATGGGACAGAAAAAGATCAAGTGATGCTTATGTGGCATTTACATTACCAGAGAAATAG